One part of the Streptomyces sp. NBC_00286 genome encodes these proteins:
- a CDS encoding 5'-3' exonuclease translates to MRGVTQQTQTSRRIMLLDTASLYFRAYFGVPESVKAPDGTPVNAVRGLLEFIDRLVRDRHPDDLVACMDADWRPQWRVDLIPSYKAHRVAEEHEAGPDEEQVPDTLSPQVPIIEAVLDALGIARVGVEGYEADDVIGTFTARATGPVDIVTGDRDLFQLVDDKRQVRVLYPLKGVGNMQLTDEALLREKYGVDGPGYADLALLRGDPSDGLPGVPGIGEKTAAKLLAEFGDLAGIMAAVDDPKAKLTPSQRRRLDEARPYVAVAPKVIKVADDVPLPVVDTALPSAPRDPAALEELAMRWGLGGSLQRLLVTLGS, encoded by the coding sequence ATGCGTGGCGTGACGCAGCAGACGCAGACTTCTCGCCGGATCATGCTTCTCGACACCGCCTCGCTGTACTTCCGCGCCTATTTCGGGGTCCCGGAGTCCGTGAAGGCCCCGGACGGCACACCGGTGAACGCGGTGCGGGGGCTGCTCGAATTCATCGACCGCCTCGTACGGGACCGCCACCCGGACGATCTCGTGGCTTGCATGGACGCGGACTGGCGGCCCCAGTGGCGCGTCGACCTGATCCCCTCCTACAAGGCGCACCGCGTCGCGGAGGAGCACGAAGCCGGCCCGGACGAGGAGCAGGTGCCCGACACCCTCTCGCCCCAGGTGCCGATCATCGAGGCGGTCCTGGACGCGCTGGGCATCGCCCGCGTGGGCGTCGAGGGGTACGAGGCGGACGATGTGATCGGCACGTTCACGGCCCGCGCCACCGGCCCGGTCGACATCGTCACGGGCGACCGCGACCTGTTCCAACTGGTCGACGACAAGCGGCAGGTGCGGGTGCTGTATCCACTCAAGGGCGTCGGCAACATGCAGCTCACGGACGAGGCTCTGCTCCGCGAGAAGTATGGGGTGGACGGTCCGGGGTACGCGGACCTGGCGCTGCTGCGCGGCGACCCGAGCGACGGACTGCCCGGGGTGCCGGGCATCGGCGAGAAGACGGCCGCCAAGCTGCTGGCCGAGTTCGGCGACCTGGCCGGGATCATGGCGGCGGTCGACGACCCGAAGGCGAAGCTCACGCCCTCGCAGCGCAGACGCCTCGACGAGGCACGGCCGTACGTGGCTGTCGCGCCCAAGGTCATCAAGGTGGCCGACGACGTACCGCTGCCGGTGGTGGACACGGCGCTGCCGAGCGCGCCACGCGATCCGGCGGCCCTGGAGGAGCTGGCAATGCGCTGGGGTCTGGGCGGCTCGTTGCAGCGGCTGCTGGTGACGCTCGGATCGTGA
- a CDS encoding quaternary amine ABC transporter ATP-binding protein, whose amino-acid sequence MSSRLQAEHLYKVFGRRPEKAVEQLREGKDREALRADGATAAVVDASFTVEPGQTFVVMGLSGSGKSTLLRMLNGLLEPTAGQVLFDGQDLTALSDRELREVRSKKISMVFQHFALFPHRSVLENAAYGLEVQGVPRAERESRATDALAMCGLAGWEKSWPDELSGGMQQRVGLARALATDADLLLMDESFSALDPLIRRDMQDQLIELQKKLKKTIVFITHDLNEAMRLGDRIAVMRDGRIVQIGTAEDILIRPANDYVASFTKDVDRSRVLTADAVMDTNLRGDEADCGCETARPDSSFVDLCAISARVPHSVAVLDKAQTLVGVVPRQRLIGFLGDEQGEPRPCDTPRDKVVKAVKADA is encoded by the coding sequence GTGTCATCCAGGCTGCAGGCTGAGCACCTTTACAAGGTGTTCGGCAGACGACCCGAGAAAGCGGTGGAGCAACTCCGCGAAGGAAAGGACCGTGAGGCGCTGCGCGCCGACGGCGCCACCGCCGCGGTGGTCGACGCGTCCTTCACAGTCGAACCGGGCCAGACCTTCGTGGTCATGGGCCTGTCCGGATCGGGCAAGTCCACGCTGCTGCGCATGCTCAACGGGCTGCTGGAGCCCACCGCGGGACAGGTTCTCTTCGACGGCCAGGACCTGACCGCCCTGAGCGACCGCGAGCTGCGCGAGGTCCGCTCGAAGAAGATCAGCATGGTCTTCCAGCACTTCGCGCTCTTCCCGCACCGCAGCGTCCTCGAGAACGCCGCATACGGCCTGGAGGTGCAGGGCGTACCGCGCGCCGAGCGCGAGTCGCGCGCCACCGACGCCCTCGCCATGTGCGGTCTTGCCGGCTGGGAGAAGTCCTGGCCCGACGAGCTGTCCGGCGGTATGCAGCAGCGCGTGGGTCTGGCCCGGGCGCTGGCCACCGACGCCGACCTGCTCCTGATGGACGAGTCCTTCAGCGCACTCGACCCGCTGATCCGCCGCGATATGCAGGACCAGCTGATCGAGCTCCAGAAGAAGCTCAAGAAGACCATCGTCTTCATCACGCACGACCTCAACGAGGCCATGCGCCTGGGCGACCGTATCGCCGTGATGCGCGACGGCCGCATCGTCCAGATCGGCACCGCCGAGGACATCCTGATCCGTCCCGCAAACGATTACGTCGCCTCCTTCACCAAGGACGTCGACCGCTCCCGCGTCCTCACGGCCGACGCCGTCATGGACACGAACCTGCGGGGCGACGAGGCGGACTGCGGCTGCGAGACCGCGCGGCCCGACAGCTCCTTCGTGGACCTCTGCGCGATCAGCGCCCGCGTGCCGCACTCGGTCGCGGTGCTCGACAAGGCGCAGACACTCGTCGGGGTCGTACCGCGGCAGCGCCTGATCGGCTTCCTCGGTGACGAACAGGGCGAGCCCAGGCCCTGCGACACGCCGCGTGACAAGGTTGTCAAGGCGGTGAAGGCCGATGCCTAG
- a CDS encoding ABC transporter permease/substrate binding protein, with product MPRIPFGDWVNDTVDWLLEHMAWLFDFFKAIFEGTYDGINAVLQAPEPLLLAGIFAVIAFWLRGTSAGVLTFLGFAFIDSVELWEDAMVTLSLVLVATIIALAVAVPVGIWAARSDRVSNTVRPVLDFMQTLPAMIYLIPAILFFGTGAPAGIVATMIFALAPGVRMTELGIRQVDKELVEAADAFGTTPGNTLLRIQLPLALPTVMAGVNQVIMLGLSMAAIAGMVGAGGLGGDVNEALGQLNVGLGSEAGVAIVILAIYLDRMTSSLGTQVSPLGRRALARLRAAQGLKIWSYRPRPAVAMIGVVVLALVAGGMGVFGGTNSETTAADSSNVGQGKKITIGYIPWDEGVASTFLWKEILEERGYQVETKQLEAGPMYTSLAAGDIDFQTDAWLPTTHEQYWKKYGKKLEDLGSWYGPTSLELSVPSYMKGIDSLEDLKGKASEFGGKITGIESSAGMMGLLKDKVLGEYGLDKEYKVVDSSTPAMLAELKRAYAKQEPIVVTLWSPHWAYNDYKLTKLKDPKGAWGKGDDVHTVSRKGFAADNPVVGQWLKNFKMTEKQLTSLEAEINKAGEGNQPQAVKAWLKSNPGVVDKLAPVENSTGGDLAEAKRPVDVAFFPWDENVAVTYLWKNVLARRGYTLNLKQMDVGPVYTGLSTGDIDVNFDAWLPYAQANYWDKYKNNLRDLGTWYQPTSLELAVPSYVKDVKSLADLKGKADTFGGKIIGIEPGTGEMNLLKKDVLPGYGLDKEYEVVDGSTPAMLAELKRAYAKKEPIIAVLWSPHWAYSEYDLTKLSDEKKLFGEGNTIRTITNKAFPGQYPQLTKWIKNFKMSEDELGTLEAEIKDRGQGNEEEAVEAWLKEHPDMVSRMTP from the coding sequence ATGCCTAGGATCCCCTTCGGCGACTGGGTCAACGACACGGTCGACTGGCTGCTCGAGCACATGGCGTGGCTCTTCGACTTCTTCAAGGCGATCTTCGAAGGCACGTACGACGGAATCAACGCCGTCCTCCAGGCCCCGGAACCGCTCCTCCTCGCGGGCATCTTCGCCGTGATCGCGTTCTGGCTGCGCGGCACCTCAGCCGGTGTCCTCACCTTCCTCGGGTTCGCCTTCATCGACTCCGTCGAACTGTGGGAAGACGCGATGGTGACCCTGTCGCTGGTCCTCGTGGCGACGATCATCGCGCTCGCCGTCGCGGTACCCGTGGGCATCTGGGCGGCGCGCTCCGACCGGGTGAGCAACACGGTCCGGCCGGTGCTCGACTTCATGCAGACGCTGCCGGCGATGATCTACCTCATCCCGGCGATCCTGTTCTTCGGCACCGGCGCCCCCGCGGGCATCGTGGCCACCATGATCTTCGCCCTGGCGCCCGGCGTCCGGATGACGGAACTGGGCATCCGCCAGGTCGACAAGGAACTGGTCGAAGCCGCCGACGCGTTCGGCACCACCCCCGGCAACACCCTGCTGCGCATCCAGCTCCCGCTGGCGTTGCCCACAGTCATGGCCGGCGTCAACCAGGTCATCATGCTGGGCCTGTCCATGGCCGCCATCGCGGGCATGGTCGGCGCGGGCGGACTCGGCGGCGACGTGAACGAAGCCCTCGGCCAGCTGAACGTGGGCCTGGGCTCCGAGGCCGGCGTCGCCATCGTCATCCTGGCGATCTACCTGGATCGTATGACCAGCTCGCTCGGCACCCAGGTCTCGCCGCTCGGCCGCCGCGCCCTCGCCAGGCTGCGCGCCGCGCAGGGCCTGAAGATCTGGTCCTACCGTCCCCGGCCCGCCGTGGCCATGATCGGTGTCGTCGTACTCGCACTGGTCGCAGGCGGCATGGGCGTCTTCGGCGGTACGAACTCCGAGACCACCGCCGCCGACTCCTCGAACGTCGGCCAGGGCAAGAAGATCACCATCGGCTACATCCCGTGGGACGAGGGCGTCGCCTCCACCTTCCTCTGGAAGGAGATCCTCGAGGAACGCGGCTACCAGGTCGAGACCAAGCAGCTCGAAGCCGGCCCGATGTACACCTCCCTCGCCGCCGGCGACATCGACTTCCAGACGGACGCCTGGCTGCCGACCACCCACGAGCAGTACTGGAAGAAGTACGGCAAGAAACTCGAAGACCTGGGCTCCTGGTACGGACCGACGTCCTTGGAGCTGAGCGTGCCCTCCTACATGAAGGGCATCGACTCCCTGGAGGACCTCAAGGGCAAGGCCTCGGAGTTCGGCGGCAAGATCACCGGCATCGAGTCCAGCGCCGGAATGATGGGCCTGCTGAAGGACAAGGTCCTGGGGGAGTACGGCCTCGACAAGGAGTACAAGGTCGTCGACAGCTCCACGCCCGCCATGCTGGCCGAGCTGAAGCGCGCGTACGCCAAGCAGGAGCCCATCGTCGTCACGCTGTGGTCGCCGCACTGGGCGTACAACGACTACAAGCTGACGAAGCTCAAGGACCCGAAGGGCGCCTGGGGCAAGGGCGACGACGTGCACACGGTCTCCCGCAAGGGCTTCGCCGCGGACAACCCGGTCGTCGGCCAGTGGCTCAAGAACTTCAAGATGACCGAGAAGCAGCTCACCAGCCTCGAGGCGGAGATCAACAAGGCGGGCGAGGGCAACCAGCCGCAGGCCGTGAAGGCCTGGCTGAAGTCGAACCCCGGCGTCGTCGACAAGCTGGCCCCGGTCGAGAACTCCACGGGCGGTGACCTGGCGGAGGCGAAGCGTCCGGTGGACGTCGCCTTCTTCCCCTGGGACGAGAACGTCGCCGTCACCTACCTGTGGAAGAACGTCCTGGCCCGCCGCGGCTACACGCTGAACCTCAAGCAGATGGACGTCGGTCCGGTCTACACGGGCCTGTCCACCGGCGACATCGACGTCAACTTCGACGCGTGGCTGCCGTACGCCCAGGCGAACTACTGGGACAAGTACAAGAACAACCTGAGAGACCTGGGCACCTGGTACCAGCCGACCTCGCTGGAGCTCGCCGTGCCCTCGTACGTGAAGGACGTGAAGTCCCTGGCGGATCTCAAGGGCAAGGCCGACACCTTCGGCGGCAAGATCATCGGCATCGAGCCGGGCACCGGCGAGATGAACCTGCTCAAGAAGGACGTCCTGCCGGGCTACGGCCTGGACAAGGAGTACGAGGTCGTCGACGGCTCCACGCCCGCGATGCTGGCCGAGCTGAAGCGCGCGTACGCCAAGAAGGAGCCGATCATCGCCGTCCTTTGGTCCCCGCACTGGGCCTACAGCGAGTACGACCTCACCAAGCTGTCGGACGAGAAGAAGCTCTTCGGCGAGGGGAACACGATCCGCACGATCACCAACAAGGCGTTCCCCGGCCAGTACCCGCAGCTCACGAAGTGGATCAAGAACTTCAAGATGAGCGAGGACGAACTCGGCACCCTGGAGGCCGAGATCAAGGACCGCGGCCAGGGCAACGAGGAGGAGGCCGTCGAAGCGTGGCTCAAGGAGCACCCGGACATGGTGAGCCGGATGACTCCGTAG
- a CDS encoding helix-turn-helix domain-containing protein, with translation MDDNKDALRVGAAVRRRRRALELTLAVVAERSGLSVPFLSQVENERARPSMRSLQRVADALGTTCVELLAAADPARSVDVVRSDDSEFTPHEPLVRPLVRGHHQLHAMEFSGDHDAGREFQHRNDELMYVADGAVEVEAEGRAYRLGRGDTLYMTGGVRHRWRATVPDTRVLVVAVADHIEAAEDAQR, from the coding sequence ATGGACGACAACAAAGACGCCCTTCGGGTGGGCGCGGCCGTCCGGCGGCGGCGCCGGGCACTGGAGCTCACCCTCGCCGTCGTCGCCGAGCGCAGCGGACTGTCGGTGCCGTTCCTGAGCCAGGTCGAGAACGAGCGGGCCCGGCCGAGCATGCGCTCCCTGCAGCGCGTCGCCGACGCCCTCGGGACGACCTGCGTCGAACTCCTCGCCGCCGCCGACCCGGCGCGCAGCGTGGACGTCGTGCGCTCCGACGACTCGGAGTTCACCCCCCACGAGCCCCTCGTGCGCCCCCTGGTGCGCGGTCACCACCAGTTGCACGCCATGGAGTTCAGCGGCGACCACGACGCCGGGCGCGAATTCCAGCACCGCAACGACGAGTTGATGTACGTCGCGGACGGCGCCGTCGAGGTCGAGGCGGAGGGCCGCGCGTACCGGCTGGGGCGCGGCGACACGCTGTACATGACCGGTGGCGTACGGCACCGGTGGCGGGCGACCGTGCCGGACACACGTGTGCTGGTCGTGGCGGTCGCGGACCATATCGAGGCGGCGGAGGACGCGCAGCGGTGA
- a CDS encoding helical backbone metal receptor, translating to MRVVSLVPSLTEAVAASAPDSPGLLVGATDWCSHPADLDVVRIGGTKNPDVERIVRLAPDLVIANEEENREPDLTALRETGLEVLVTEVRDVPQAFRELERVLEACGVRARPRWLDEAEAVWADLPVPARRRRAVVPIWRRPWMVLGRDTFAGDVLARLGVDNVYAGHAERYPRVPIEELRSAEYVVLPDEPYRFTAEDGPEAFEGRPCALVSGRHLTWYGPSLVEAPGVLGRAIASTG from the coding sequence GTGAGGGTGGTGTCTCTGGTCCCGTCCCTCACGGAGGCGGTGGCCGCCTCGGCGCCGGACTCGCCGGGCCTGTTGGTCGGGGCGACGGACTGGTGCAGCCATCCCGCCGATCTCGATGTCGTACGGATCGGGGGCACGAAGAACCCGGATGTCGAGCGGATCGTACGGCTCGCGCCCGACCTCGTGATCGCCAACGAGGAGGAGAACCGGGAGCCGGATCTGACCGCCCTGCGGGAGACGGGGCTCGAGGTCCTGGTGACCGAAGTGCGGGATGTGCCGCAGGCGTTTCGTGAGCTGGAGCGGGTGCTTGAGGCCTGTGGGGTTCGGGCGCGCCCGCGGTGGCTGGACGAGGCGGAGGCGGTGTGGGCGGACCTGCCGGTGCCGGCGCGTCGCCGCCGTGCCGTTGTGCCGATCTGGCGGCGGCCGTGGATGGTGCTCGGGCGGGACACCTTCGCGGGTGACGTACTGGCGCGGCTGGGCGTGGACAACGTGTACGCCGGTCATGCGGAGCGCTATCCGCGGGTGCCGATCGAGGAGTTGAGGTCCGCGGAGTACGTCGTGCTGCCGGACGAGCCGTACCGTTTCACGGCCGAGGACGGCCCCGAGGCGTTCGAGGGTCGGCCTTGCGCACTGGTCAGCGGGCGGCATCTCACTTGGTACGGCCCTTCGTTGGTCGAGGCACCGGGAGTACTCGGCAGAGCAATTGCCTCCACCGGTTGA
- a CDS encoding LysR family transcriptional regulator, whose translation MSVAEQEFPGFSGGLARRVPELGALELLLAVARLGSLGRAARELGITQPAASSRIRSMERQLGVALVDRSPTGSRLTDAGALVTDWAQRIVEAAEAFDAGAQALRDRRDSRLRVAASMTIAEYLLPGWLIALRAQRPDTAVSLLAGNSAVVAERLLADEADLGFVEGLSVPTGLDSAIIAHDRLIVVTAPGHPWARRRRPLAAAELAETPLILREKGSGTRQVLESALGGLARPLIELSSTTAVKASAVSGAGPAVLSELALGEELSARRLVSIPVADVRLSRALRAVWPVGHRPTGPARDLLSLTVASGG comes from the coding sequence ATGAGTGTGGCTGAACAGGAGTTTCCCGGCTTCTCCGGAGGGCTGGCACGGCGGGTGCCCGAGCTCGGGGCGTTGGAGTTGCTGCTTGCCGTGGCGCGGCTGGGGAGTCTGGGGCGGGCGGCGCGGGAACTGGGGATCACGCAGCCGGCGGCCAGCAGCCGGATTCGGTCGATGGAGCGGCAGTTGGGGGTGGCTCTGGTGGACCGTTCGCCCACCGGGTCGCGGCTCACGGACGCCGGTGCGCTGGTGACGGACTGGGCGCAGCGGATCGTGGAGGCGGCGGAGGCCTTCGATGCCGGGGCGCAGGCGCTGCGGGACCGGCGTGACTCGAGGTTGCGGGTCGCCGCGAGCATGACGATCGCCGAGTATCTGCTGCCGGGATGGCTGATCGCGCTGCGCGCTCAGCGTCCGGATACGGCTGTGTCGTTGCTCGCCGGGAACTCCGCCGTCGTGGCCGAGCGGCTTCTCGCCGACGAGGCCGACCTCGGCTTCGTGGAGGGGTTGTCCGTGCCGACCGGGCTCGACTCGGCGATCATCGCCCATGACCGGCTGATCGTGGTGACGGCGCCGGGGCATCCGTGGGCGCGGCGGCGTCGGCCGCTGGCGGCTGCGGAGTTGGCGGAGACGCCGCTGATCCTTCGGGAGAAGGGGTCTGGTACGCGCCAGGTCCTGGAGTCGGCCCTCGGTGGGCTGGCCCGGCCGTTGATCGAGCTGTCGTCGACGACGGCGGTGAAGGCCTCTGCGGTCAGTGGCGCGGGGCCGGCGGTACTGAGCGAGCTGGCGCTCGGCGAGGAGTTGTCGGCTCGCCGGCTTGTCTCGATTCCTGTGGCGGATGTGCGCCTCAGTCGGGCGCTGCGGGCGGTGTGGCCGGTGGGGCATCGGCCGACGGGGCCGGCGCGGGATCTTTTGTCGTTGACAGTTGCCTCCGGCGGTTGA
- a CDS encoding gamma-glutamyl-gamma-aminobutyrate hydrolase family protein encodes MVGGRPLIGVSTYLESARWGVWELEAALLPVGYPRLVRDAGGLAAMLPPDDPAHAAAVVARLDGLVIAGGPDVDPARYGAAREPRTGPAAGERDSWELALIDAALASGTPLLGICRGMQLLNVALGGTLVQHIEGHAEVVGVFGRHTVKPVPGSLYAGLVPEETSVPTYHHQSVDHLGSGLTAAAHASDGTVEALELAGPAWVLGVQWHPEMGDDVRVMRGLVRAAT; translated from the coding sequence ATGGTGGGCGGCAGGCCGCTGATCGGAGTCAGTACGTATCTGGAGTCCGCGCGCTGGGGTGTGTGGGAGCTGGAGGCGGCGCTGCTGCCCGTCGGGTATCCGCGGCTGGTGCGGGACGCGGGCGGGCTGGCCGCGATGCTGCCGCCCGACGATCCCGCGCATGCCGCGGCGGTCGTCGCCCGGCTCGACGGGCTCGTGATCGCGGGGGGTCCGGATGTGGATCCGGCGCGGTACGGGGCCGCTCGTGAGCCTCGTACCGGGCCCGCGGCCGGTGAGCGGGACAGTTGGGAACTCGCCCTGATCGACGCCGCGCTCGCCTCCGGCACTCCGCTGCTGGGGATCTGCCGGGGGATGCAGCTGCTGAACGTCGCCCTCGGGGGGACGCTCGTGCAGCACATCGAGGGGCATGCCGAGGTGGTGGGCGTCTTCGGTCGCCACACCGTGAAGCCGGTTCCCGGCTCTCTGTACGCCGGGCTGGTGCCTGAGGAGACCTCCGTCCCCACCTACCACCATCAGTCCGTGGACCACCTCGGCTCCGGTCTCACGGCTGCTGCGCATGCGTCGGACGGGACGGTGGAGGCGCTGGAACTTGCCGGTCCGGCGTGGGTGCTGGGGGTTCAGTGGCATCCGGAGATGGGGGACGACGTGCGTGTGATGCGAGGGCTTGTGCGCGCGGCCACCTGA
- the eat gene encoding ethanolamine permease → MSIDSTKPPAAPEGDDYLERRSLRRGSAGWLLLTGLGVAYVVSGDFSGWNFGLAEGGFGGLAIAMVLMGLMYTCMVFALAELSSILPTAGGGYGFARRALGPWGGFLTGTAILIEYVLAPAAISIFIGDYVESLGLFGLTSGWPVYLACFVIFIGIHLWGVGEALRFSFVVTGIAVLALLVFAVGAFPDFDASNLDDIPVDESAFGASSWLPLGLLGIWAAFPFGMWFFLGVEGVPLAAEETKDPARTLPKAIRWSMGILVFLALLTFFAAAGARGSNAIQGAGNPLVEALQPDGEATALSRIVNYAGLAGLVASFFSLIYAGSRQLFALSRAGYLPRFLSLTSSRKAPYLGLLVPGAIGFALAAATGNGARMLNVAVFGATISYALMSLSHIVLRRREPGLERPYRTPGGVLTSSVALVLACSALVATFLVDVTAAVIALAVYVVAVAYFGLYSRKHLVAKAPEEEFAALAAAEAELERN, encoded by the coding sequence ATGTCCATCGATTCCACCAAGCCACCCGCCGCCCCGGAGGGGGACGACTATCTGGAGCGCAGGAGCCTGCGCCGGGGCAGCGCCGGCTGGCTACTGCTCACCGGCCTGGGCGTCGCGTACGTCGTCTCCGGCGACTTCTCCGGCTGGAACTTCGGACTCGCCGAGGGCGGCTTCGGCGGCCTAGCGATCGCCATGGTCCTCATGGGCCTGATGTACACATGCATGGTCTTCGCGCTCGCCGAGCTGTCCTCCATCCTGCCGACGGCGGGCGGCGGCTACGGCTTCGCGCGCCGGGCGCTCGGCCCCTGGGGCGGCTTCCTGACCGGCACGGCGATCCTCATCGAGTACGTCCTCGCGCCCGCCGCCATCTCCATCTTCATCGGCGACTACGTCGAGTCGCTGGGCCTGTTCGGGCTCACCTCCGGCTGGCCGGTGTACCTGGCCTGCTTCGTGATCTTCATCGGCATTCACCTGTGGGGCGTCGGCGAGGCGCTGCGCTTCAGCTTCGTCGTCACCGGGATCGCGGTGTTGGCGCTCCTGGTGTTCGCGGTCGGCGCATTCCCCGACTTCGACGCCTCGAACCTCGACGACATCCCGGTGGACGAGAGTGCCTTCGGGGCCAGTTCCTGGCTTCCCCTGGGCCTGCTGGGCATCTGGGCCGCCTTCCCGTTCGGCATGTGGTTCTTCCTCGGGGTCGAGGGCGTACCGCTCGCGGCCGAGGAGACCAAGGACCCTGCCCGTACGCTGCCGAAGGCGATCCGGTGGTCGATGGGCATCCTGGTGTTCCTGGCCCTGCTCACCTTCTTCGCCGCCGCCGGGGCGCGCGGGTCGAACGCTATCCAGGGGGCGGGCAACCCGCTCGTCGAGGCCCTCCAGCCGGACGGCGAGGCGACGGCGCTGAGCCGGATCGTCAACTACGCGGGTCTCGCGGGCCTGGTCGCGTCGTTCTTCTCCCTGATCTACGCCGGCTCGCGTCAGCTCTTCGCCCTCTCGCGGGCCGGCTACCTGCCCCGCTTCCTGTCCCTGACGAGCAGCCGTAAAGCCCCCTACCTGGGCCTGCTGGTGCCGGGCGCGATCGGCTTCGCACTGGCCGCGGCCACGGGCAACGGCGCGCGCATGCTGAACGTGGCGGTCTTCGGCGCCACCATCTCGTACGCGTTGATGTCGCTCTCGCACATCGTGCTGCGCCGCCGCGAGCCGGGCCTTGAGCGGCCGTACCGTACGCCGGGTGGTGTGCTGACGTCCTCGGTGGCGCTGGTGCTGGCGTGTTCCGCGCTGGTGGCAACGTTCCTGGTGGACGTGACGGCGGCGGTCATCGCGCTCGCGGTCTATGTGGTGGCGGTCGCCTACTTCGGCCTCTACAGCCGCAAGCACCTGGTGGCGAAGGCACCGGAGGAGGAATTCGCGGCGCTGGCGGCCGCCGAGGCAGAGTTGGAACGGAACTGA
- a CDS encoding FadR/GntR family transcriptional regulator, giving the protein MTQPDAHGVNDRPGDQLAPVLRPVRAGNGFEEALEQILQVVRLGLVPGGERLPAERELADRLGISRVTLREVLKVLQDQGLVESRRGRYGGTFVRPRTEAPGEAELRRRVEGVDIEDVLRFREVLEVGAAGLCAAHGLSADQSARLREALARTHDAPLADYRRLDTMLHLTLAELCGSPTLTAQYAAVRAPVNDLLDCIPLLVRNLEHSQQQHTALVEAVLDGDADGAREMMREHCEGTAALLRGFLA; this is encoded by the coding sequence ATGACGCAGCCGGATGCGCACGGTGTGAACGACCGGCCGGGCGATCAGCTGGCACCCGTCCTGCGGCCGGTCCGCGCGGGCAACGGCTTCGAGGAGGCACTGGAGCAGATCCTCCAGGTGGTACGGCTCGGTCTGGTGCCCGGTGGTGAACGGCTGCCCGCCGAACGGGAGTTGGCGGACCGGCTCGGGATCAGCCGGGTGACGCTGCGCGAGGTGCTGAAGGTGCTCCAGGACCAGGGTCTGGTGGAGTCGCGGCGCGGACGGTACGGCGGAACGTTCGTCCGGCCCAGGACCGAGGCGCCCGGTGAGGCGGAGTTGCGCCGCCGGGTCGAGGGTGTGGACATCGAGGACGTATTGCGCTTCCGCGAGGTCCTGGAGGTGGGCGCGGCCGGCCTCTGCGCGGCCCACGGCCTGTCCGCCGACCAGTCGGCGCGCCTGCGCGAGGCCCTCGCCCGCACGCACGACGCGCCGCTCGCCGACTACCGGCGCCTGGACACGATGCTGCACCTCACGCTCGCCGAACTGTGCGGTTCGCCGACCCTCACCGCCCAGTACGCCGCCGTACGCGCGCCAGTGAACGACCTCCTCGACTGCATCCCCCTCCTGGTACGGAACCTGGAGCATTCCCAGCAGCAGCACACCGCCCTGGTGGAGGCCGTGCTCGACGGGGACGCCGACGGGGCGCGGGAGATGATGCGCGAGCACTGTGAGGGAACCGCCGCCCTGCTGCGCGGCTTCCTCGCGTGA